One genomic window of Thermoanaerobaculia bacterium includes the following:
- a CDS encoding DUF1385 domain-containing protein, with the protein MSEQPTLGVIVGGQAVLEGVMMRAPWAYCVSVRRSDGELVWKEEPLKEYSVKIPIIRGFIVLLQALILGIRTLNFSAEVVEEKEKPISPWALGATMVLAFLFAAVLFLLLPLVLTQMLHLENGVLFNIVDGIIRVIIFFLYLLAISMMKDIRRVFQYHGAEHKVVHVFEAGEPLTVENAKVKTTLHPRCGTSFLLFVVLVAIAVFALIPHSSPFWVKLTGRVVLLPIISGIAYELIRLSHRCRQTWWARVLMAPGLMLQKITTKEPDDSMLEVAIFSMERVLKLKNSPPETIL; encoded by the coding sequence ATGAGCGAACAGCCTACCCTCGGCGTCATCGTCGGAGGGCAGGCGGTCCTGGAGGGCGTCATGATGCGCGCCCCCTGGGCGTATTGTGTTTCCGTACGGCGAAGTGACGGGGAACTCGTCTGGAAAGAGGAACCCCTCAAAGAGTATTCCGTTAAGATCCCCATTATTCGTGGATTTATCGTCCTGCTCCAGGCCCTGATCCTCGGGATCCGGACCCTGAACTTCTCCGCTGAAGTCGTGGAGGAGAAGGAAAAACCGATCTCCCCGTGGGCTCTCGGGGCCACCATGGTTCTGGCCTTTCTCTTTGCCGCCGTTCTCTTTCTGCTTCTTCCCCTGGTTCTTACACAGATGCTCCACCTGGAAAACGGAGTTCTTTTCAACATTGTGGATGGCATTATTCGCGTCATTATCTTTTTTCTCTATCTCCTGGCCATCTCCATGATGAAGGATATCCGCCGGGTCTTTCAATATCACGGAGCGGAGCACAAAGTTGTTCACGTTTTCGAGGCGGGTGAGCCCCTTACCGTCGAAAATGCAAAAGTTAAAACGACTCTTCACCCCCGTTGCGGTACCTCTTTCCTTCTCTTCGTCGTCCTGGTGGCCATTGCCGTCTTTGCCCTCATTCCCCACAGCTCCCCTTTCTGGGTCAAGCTGACGGGCCGTGTCGTCCTCCTTCCCATAATTTCCGGAATCGCCTACGAGCTGATCCGCCTCTCCCACCGGTGCAGACAGACCTGGTGGGCCCGAGTCCTCATGGCTCCGGGGCTCATGCTGCAGAAAATCACGACAAAGGAGCCCGACGATTCCATGCTGGAAGTTGCGATCTTCAGCATGGAGAGAGTCCTCAAACTGAAGAATTCCCCTCCTGAAACCATTCTGTAG
- the murA gene encoding UDP-N-acetylglucosamine 1-carboxyvinyltransferase encodes MVTLEAFQINGPARPRGNVAISGAKNAALPALAASLLTAETISLGNVPDVYDIRTFARLLRGMGAEVQLEAPRCSLTASNLNNPEAPYDLVRTMRASILVLCPLVARCGRARVSLPGGCAIGVRPVDMHLEGLELMGARIKVEHGYILAETDGLKPIDYTFRLKTVTGTENLMMAAALIDGETRLANCAEEPEVIFMAEMLRTMGAEVQGDGTDNIMIHGKSRLSGGSFSIIPDRIEAGTYLFLAAALPDSEVTLTGIETDHLGAVIQKLSRIGADIETKDEGVRINGHRNLAAQHMDTAPYPGFPTDLQAQYMALMTQASGTSVIHESIFENRFQHVAELSRMGADIKLSGAQATVIGPSRLSGANVTASDLRASASLVIAGLAAEGTTVVRRIYHLDRGYSSMEQKLQALGCDVTRIKVDHA; translated from the coding sequence ATGGTTACCTTAGAAGCCTTTCAGATTAACGGCCCTGCAAGACCGCGGGGAAACGTGGCGATTTCGGGAGCGAAAAATGCCGCTCTCCCGGCCCTCGCCGCTTCACTCCTGACCGCTGAAACCATTTCCCTGGGCAACGTTCCCGATGTCTACGATATTCGAACCTTTGCCCGGCTTCTGCGGGGAATGGGTGCGGAAGTCCAGCTTGAAGCACCCCGATGTTCATTGACTGCCTCTAACCTCAACAACCCGGAGGCTCCTTACGATCTTGTCCGAACCATGCGGGCATCCATCCTTGTTCTCTGTCCCCTCGTGGCCCGATGCGGTCGGGCACGCGTTTCTCTGCCGGGGGGATGCGCCATCGGGGTCCGCCCGGTGGACATGCACCTTGAAGGACTCGAACTCATGGGAGCCAGAATCAAGGTGGAGCACGGCTATATCCTTGCCGAAACGGATGGGCTGAAACCCATTGACTATACCTTTCGCCTGAAAACGGTCACGGGAACCGAGAACCTCATGATGGCCGCGGCCCTCATTGACGGGGAAACCCGCCTGGCCAACTGTGCGGAAGAGCCCGAAGTCATCTTTATGGCGGAAATGCTGCGCACCATGGGGGCGGAGGTCCAAGGGGACGGAACGGACAACATCATGATTCACGGAAAATCCCGGCTGTCGGGAGGATCCTTTTCGATCATCCCTGACCGAATCGAAGCAGGGACCTACCTCTTCCTAGCTGCGGCCCTCCCCGACAGCGAGGTCACCCTCACGGGAATCGAAACCGACCACCTCGGAGCCGTAATCCAGAAGCTTTCCCGAATTGGCGCCGATATTGAAACAAAGGATGAAGGGGTCAGAATTAACGGCCATCGGAACCTGGCAGCACAACACATGGACACGGCTCCCTATCCCGGGTTTCCCACTGATCTGCAGGCCCAGTACATGGCCCTCATGACCCAGGCATCCGGCACCTCCGTCATCCATGAGAGTATCTTCGAGAACCGGTTCCAGCATGTTGCCGAGCTGAGCCGCATGGGGGCGGATATCAAGCTGTCCGGCGCCCAGGCCACAGTAATTGGACCCTCCCGTCTTTCCGGGGCCAACGTCACGGCATCGGACCTCCGCGCTTCTGCGAGCCTGGTCATTGCCGGCCTGGCCGCAGAAGGGACAACGGTCGTGCGCCGAATTTACCATCTCGACCGGGGCTACTCCTCCATGGAGCAGAAACTCCAGGCCCTGGGATGCGATGTGACCCGGATCAAAGTCGACCACGCGTAA
- the prfA gene encoding peptide chain release factor 1 produces the protein MEERLHSLIKEYEEVQSRLADPAVLSQRETAKPLFRRSKELEPIITKARLYLSLRDQLDQARTMLQDAEEDLREMAEEEIANLEPRLETLEQEISFLLLPKDPNDERNIILEIRAGTGGEEAALFAAEIFRMYARYAETRGWAVSITDVHYTDLGGVKELVAVMEGDEVYARLKYESGVHRVQRVPETEAQGRIHTSAITVAILPEAEEVEVEIDPKDLRIDRFAASGPGGQHVNRTLSAIRITHQPSGLVVSCQDEKSQHKNLAKAMRVLKSRLYDLEQRKKDAEVASSRRKQVGSGDRSEKIRTYNFPQSRVTDHRIGLTLYRLESIMNGDLDPLIDPLIEEDRAEQLKSIDSE, from the coding sequence ATGGAAGAGCGATTACACTCCCTTATAAAAGAGTATGAAGAGGTCCAGTCCCGGCTGGCCGACCCTGCCGTTCTCAGCCAGCGTGAAACAGCCAAGCCTCTCTTTCGGCGCTCCAAGGAACTCGAGCCCATCATTACTAAAGCCCGATTGTACCTCTCCCTCAGGGACCAGCTGGATCAGGCCCGGACCATGCTGCAGGATGCCGAAGAGGATCTGCGTGAGATGGCCGAAGAGGAAATTGCCAACCTGGAACCCCGGCTTGAAACCCTGGAGCAAGAAATCAGCTTTCTCCTTCTTCCAAAGGACCCCAATGACGAGCGGAACATCATCCTTGAAATCCGTGCGGGGACCGGCGGAGAAGAAGCTGCCCTCTTTGCCGCTGAAATTTTCCGGATGTATGCACGATATGCGGAAACCCGCGGATGGGCTGTTTCGATTACCGACGTGCACTATACGGATCTGGGAGGGGTCAAGGAACTGGTGGCGGTCATGGAAGGCGATGAGGTCTACGCAAGATTAAAGTACGAGAGCGGCGTTCACCGCGTGCAGCGGGTACCGGAGACCGAAGCCCAGGGCCGTATTCACACTTCAGCCATCACAGTGGCGATTCTTCCCGAAGCCGAGGAAGTGGAAGTTGAGATTGATCCCAAGGATTTACGAATCGACCGCTTTGCCGCTTCCGGTCCCGGGGGCCAGCACGTCAACCGCACATTGTCCGCCATCCGGATTACACACCAGCCTTCCGGACTTGTCGTGTCCTGCCAGGATGAAAAATCTCAGCACAAGAACCTGGCCAAGGCCATGCGCGTTCTCAAGAGTCGCCTCTATGACCTGGAACAGCGGAAAAAGGACGCGGAAGTCGCCTCCTCCCGGAGAAAGCAGGTGGGATCGGGAGATCGATCAGAAAAGATCCGAACCTATAATTTCCCCCAGAGTCGTGTGACAGATCACCGAATCGGCCTTACGCTCTATCGGCTCGAGTCGATCATGAATGGAGATCTCGACCCCCTGATTGATCCCCTCATCGAAGAGGACCGGGCGGAGCAGTTGAAATCTATTGATTCTGAATGA
- the prmC gene encoding peptide chain release factor N(5)-glutamine methyltransferase — protein sequence MILNELLERSSHRLKDRTLLVTLASACFQRSTAWILAHGDHAVSEDDVQTYSTWVERIEREEPLAYVTGTIPFRDLEIKVDSRVLIPRPETELLVETALRLNLPDRATVFDLGTGSGCIAASLTSSRPHWRIFAGDRSLEALALARKNAAGVSLVAMDALTGLNRGSTFDLVISNPPYVVSAELPTLPRSVREYEPMIALDGGRDGLDFYRLLCHSIPPHLKPGGWIVMEIGYNQSEQVASLFCNAGWTIIEILKDGASIPRVVTATWLP from the coding sequence TTGATTCTGAATGAGCTGCTGGAGCGTTCCTCTCACCGTCTGAAAGACCGCACCCTGCTGGTCACCCTGGCTTCTGCCTGTTTTCAGCGATCGACAGCCTGGATCCTGGCCCATGGAGACCATGCGGTATCCGAAGACGATGTTCAAACCTATTCGACCTGGGTCGAGCGAATCGAACGGGAAGAGCCGCTGGCCTACGTCACCGGTACGATTCCCTTTCGTGATCTTGAAATCAAAGTGGATTCCCGGGTTCTGATTCCCAGGCCGGAAACCGAACTATTAGTGGAAACCGCACTGAGACTGAACCTTCCGGATCGTGCCACGGTCTTTGACCTGGGAACCGGGTCCGGATGTATCGCGGCATCGCTAACATCATCCAGACCGCATTGGAGAATCTTTGCGGGCGATCGTTCCCTGGAGGCACTGGCCCTGGCACGAAAAAACGCAGCCGGTGTATCCCTTGTGGCGATGGATGCTCTTACCGGCCTGAACCGGGGATCGACCTTTGATCTCGTCATCTCCAACCCTCCCTATGTGGTTTCGGCGGAACTGCCCACCCTCCCCCGCTCCGTCCGGGAGTATGAACCGATGATTGCGCTGGATGGAGGCAGGGACGGATTGGATTTTTACCGCCTGCTGTGCCATAGTATTCCTCCACACCTGAAACCGGGAGGATGGATCGTTATGGAAATCGGGTACAACCAGTCGGAACAGGTCGCGTCACTCTTTTGCAATGCGGGCTGGACGATTATCGAAATTCTGAAGGACGGCGCATCGATCCCCCGCGTCGTTACCGCGACATGGTTACCTTAG